One window of Kosakonia cowanii JCM 10956 = DSM 18146 genomic DNA carries:
- a CDS encoding LacI family DNA-binding transcriptional regulator, with translation MAKQTVTAEDVAKRAGVSRAVVSRALSSNGSISPATKERVLRAAQELGYQVNFLAQGLNRQRSHLIGVIVARIADPFRSRLLEELLHEIQRRGYQALVTEISGEQDLVATLRRFTQFRVSGVIVTSGQPPQAIVNECVNLHIPVVGINRDPDIPLVDFVCSDNRAGAQLAAEQLLSAGCRRFGWLNTHGSTWAGRRRGEAFSQALEDGGVDTAQQLQIIMAHEEGYAGGWQAALAHDAELPDGIFCANAQLACGFLDGMRQRGKQAPHDFHLIGFDNTPQSGQFSYQLTTLHQNTTEIAHRALTRLLERAKNPLQPSHVEWVKVELIHRHTSPRIG, from the coding sequence ATGGCTAAACAGACGGTCACCGCCGAGGATGTGGCGAAACGGGCTGGCGTTTCCCGCGCGGTGGTCTCGCGGGCGCTGAGCAGCAACGGCAGTATCTCGCCCGCCACGAAAGAGCGGGTACTGCGTGCCGCACAGGAGCTGGGCTATCAGGTCAATTTCCTTGCCCAGGGCTTAAACCGCCAGCGCAGCCACCTGATTGGCGTGATTGTGGCGCGTATTGCCGATCCGTTTCGCAGCCGCCTGCTGGAGGAGCTGCTGCATGAAATTCAGCGGCGCGGCTACCAGGCGCTGGTCACCGAGATTTCCGGCGAGCAGGATCTGGTTGCTACGCTGCGCCGTTTTACCCAGTTTCGCGTCTCGGGGGTGATTGTCACCTCCGGCCAGCCGCCGCAGGCGATTGTGAATGAGTGCGTTAACCTGCACATCCCGGTGGTGGGCATCAACCGCGACCCCGATATTCCGCTGGTCGATTTTGTCTGCTCCGATAACCGCGCCGGAGCGCAGCTGGCAGCAGAACAGCTGCTTAGCGCGGGCTGTCGTCGCTTCGGCTGGCTGAATACTCACGGCTCAACCTGGGCGGGACGCCGCCGGGGTGAGGCCTTCTCCCAGGCTTTAGAGGATGGCGGCGTCGATACGGCGCAGCAGCTACAGATCATCATGGCGCATGAAGAGGGTTATGCGGGCGGTTGGCAGGCAGCGCTAGCGCACGACGCTGAACTGCCTGATGGCATTTTTTGCGCCAATGCTCAGCTAGCCTGCGGCTTTCTCGACGGCATGCGCCAGCGCGGCAAACAGGCACCGCACGATTTCCATCTGATCGGTTTTGATAACACGCCGCAAAGCGGGCAGTTCAGCTACCAGTTAACCACACTGCATCAAAACACCACGGAGATCGCCCACCGTGCGCTGACGCGTCTGCTGGAGCGGGCGAAAAATCCGTTGCAGCCTTCCCACGTCGAGTGGGTTAAGGTGGAACTTATTCATCGACACACATCGCCACGCATTGGCTAA
- a CDS encoding inositol monophosphatase family protein, with protein MTEEFTHALCALIRRLGLEAKQLRDKGLTVEQKGRQDFVSQADVYVETQLREWLKAQRPQDGLLGEERGLEPGSEGTWVIDPIDGTTNFILGMDYWCISVAWVHDNRIELGIIYAPDREEFFFARAGHGAFLNDRRLTLTEPSPDAVVLGVGRSSRRAPREYTDALEKLLDQGVEHRRFGAGALMLAHVAAGLVHGYYEAHLHSWDALAGLVLISEAGGRHNDFLANDGLTNGNTAWAATPAVWQQLQPLLLPSGK; from the coding sequence ATGACAGAAGAGTTTACCCACGCGCTCTGCGCGCTGATTCGCCGCCTCGGCCTTGAGGCCAAACAGCTTCGTGATAAAGGGCTGACCGTTGAGCAGAAAGGTCGCCAGGATTTTGTCTCGCAGGCGGATGTTTATGTCGAGACGCAGCTGCGCGAGTGGCTGAAGGCACAGCGCCCGCAGGACGGCCTGCTTGGCGAAGAGCGCGGGCTGGAGCCGGGCAGCGAGGGAACATGGGTTATCGACCCGATTGATGGCACCACCAACTTCATTCTTGGTATGGATTACTGGTGCATCTCCGTCGCCTGGGTGCACGATAACCGCATCGAGCTTGGCATTATCTACGCGCCAGATCGCGAAGAGTTTTTCTTTGCCCGCGCGGGCCACGGCGCGTTCCTCAACGATCGCCGCTTGACCCTGACAGAACCCTCGCCGGATGCCGTGGTGCTCGGCGTCGGGCGCTCAAGCCGCCGCGCGCCGCGTGAATATACCGATGCGCTGGAAAAACTGCTCGATCAGGGCGTGGAACACCGCCGGTTTGGCGCCGGTGCGCTGATGCTGGCGCACGTCGCCGCAGGGCTGGTGCACGGCTATTACGAAGCGCACCTGCACAGCTGGGACGCGCTGGCCGGGCTGGTGCTGATCAGTGAAGCGGGCGGTCGGCACAACGACTTTCTTGCTAATGATGGCTTAACCAACGGCAACACGGCGTGGGCCGCCACGCCAGCAGTGTGGCAGCAGCTGCAACCGCTGCTGCTGCCGTCAGGGAAGTAA
- a CDS encoding SulP family inorganic anion transporter gives MATLRQDTLAGVVVFLVALPLCLGIAHASGLPPFVGLLTGIIGGLLVTALSPSRFAVSGPAAGLVTIVVASVESLGSFSAFLFALVLAGVLQLAMGLLRAGRFIGLVPGSVIKGMLAAIGLLLIMQQIPVALGEVEESGLGQLFSGDFTVSLTSLFVAAGGLLLLWGWDSAAMKRIKSLSWIPGPLVAVLLGSVMVIALSYFAPHLLPALPRITLPEFGSLNDLMAELEGPDWSAWQNPAVYTVAITLALVASLETLLSQEALKKLRPQNPPPSPDKELVAQGAGNLLSGLVGAMPITAVIVRSSVNVSNGAQSKFSVLLHGVLLLVCGLWFGELLSVIPLASLAAVLLYTGYKLATPRLFIEQFRAGYQQYVPFLTTVAGIIVFGMLMGIALGLAVQMALSLYHCHRNALQLARRGDHYVLRIQQNLTFLHNPRLQALLAKIPERSVVVVEHENVDYFDPDVKAVLREFAKTAPQRGIDLNQWPAR, from the coding sequence ATCGCCACCTTGCGCCAGGATACACTGGCAGGCGTAGTCGTTTTTCTGGTGGCGCTGCCACTCTGCCTGGGCATCGCCCACGCCAGCGGGCTACCGCCCTTTGTTGGCCTGCTAACCGGGATCATCGGCGGGCTACTGGTCACCGCGCTAAGTCCGTCGCGTTTTGCCGTCAGCGGCCCGGCTGCCGGGCTGGTAACCATTGTCGTGGCTTCGGTGGAGTCGCTCGGCTCCTTCTCCGCTTTTCTCTTCGCACTGGTGCTGGCAGGCGTGCTGCAACTGGCGATGGGCCTGCTGCGCGCCGGGCGGTTTATCGGGCTGGTGCCCGGTAGCGTGATTAAGGGGATGCTGGCGGCGATCGGTTTGTTGCTGATTATGCAGCAGATCCCGGTCGCGCTTGGTGAAGTGGAGGAGAGCGGTTTAGGCCAGCTCTTCAGCGGTGACTTTACCGTTTCGCTGACCTCGTTATTCGTCGCGGCTGGCGGCCTGCTCCTGTTATGGGGATGGGACTCGGCGGCAATGAAGCGGATCAAAAGCCTGAGCTGGATCCCCGGACCGCTAGTGGCGGTGCTGCTCGGCAGCGTGATGGTGATTGCCTTGAGCTACTTTGCGCCGCATCTGCTTCCCGCGTTACCTCGCATCACCCTGCCGGAGTTTGGCTCCCTTAACGATCTGATGGCCGAACTGGAGGGGCCGGACTGGAGCGCCTGGCAAAACCCGGCGGTCTACACGGTCGCGATCACGCTGGCGCTGGTGGCCAGCCTCGAAACCCTGCTTAGCCAGGAGGCGCTGAAGAAGCTACGTCCGCAGAACCCGCCGCCGTCGCCGGATAAAGAGCTGGTGGCGCAGGGCGCGGGTAACCTGCTCTCAGGCCTGGTGGGCGCAATGCCGATCACCGCAGTGATTGTGCGCAGTTCGGTCAACGTCAGCAACGGCGCGCAAAGCAAATTCTCGGTGCTGCTGCACGGCGTACTGCTGCTGGTGTGTGGCCTGTGGTTCGGAGAGCTGTTATCGGTGATCCCGCTGGCAAGCCTTGCCGCCGTGCTGCTCTACACTGGCTATAAGCTGGCGACACCGCGCCTCTTTATCGAGCAGTTTCGCGCCGGGTATCAACAGTATGTGCCGTTTCTTACCACCGTCGCGGGGATTATTGTTTTCGGTATGTTGATGGGGATTGCGCTGGGGCTGGCGGTGCAGATGGCGCTTAGCCTCTACCACTGCCATCGCAATGCGTTGCAGCTTGCACGTCGGGGCGATCACTATGTGCTGCGCATTCAGCAGAACCTGACCTTTTTGCATAACCCCCGTCTACAGGCATTACTGGCGAAGATCCCGGAGCGCAGCGTGGTGGTGGTTGAGCATGAGAATGTCGATTACTTCGATCCGGATGTGAAAGCGGTGCTGCGGGAGTTTGCCAAAACCGCGCCGCAGCGCGGAATCGATCTCAACCAGTGGCCTGCCCGCTAA